Proteins from one Hydrogenivirga caldilitoris genomic window:
- the thpR gene encoding RNA 2',3'-cyclic phosphodiesterase, whose translation MRAFVGFFTTKGIYEHVEKLREETKGYVKGKWVEPQNLHMTFQFLGDISQEQAVSVLKNLQSLAEKYSPFKVQYRSLGVFPDRKRPRILWIGVSRGENKLKRLANEVAQLNKRAGIRVDAKPFHPHVTVCRIKEADKRKLGSLMNRYKNFNFGEESVDRIALISSSLSSIGPIYTVVEEFYFRREES comes from the coding sequence ATGCGTGCTTTTGTTGGCTTTTTCACAACCAAGGGTATCTATGAGCACGTTGAGAAATTGAGAGAGGAAACTAAAGGATACGTGAAAGGTAAATGGGTAGAGCCTCAGAACCTTCATATGACATTCCAGTTTCTGGGGGATATTTCCCAGGAACAAGCAGTTAGCGTACTTAAAAATCTCCAAAGCTTAGCGGAAAAGTACTCCCCCTTCAAGGTGCAGTACAGGTCTCTGGGGGTGTTTCCAGACAGAAAAAGACCCAGAATACTGTGGATAGGTGTATCAAGAGGAGAGAACAAACTGAAGAGATTAGCCAATGAGGTTGCTCAGCTGAACAAGAGGGCTGGCATAAGGGTTGACGCAAAGCCCTTCCATCCCCACGTCACCGTGTGCAGAATCAAAGAAGCGGACAAAAGGAAGCTCGGGAGCTTGATGAACAGGTATAAGAACTTTAACTTCGGTGAGGAGAGTGTTGACAGGATAGCTCTCATCTCAAGCTCTTTAAGCAGCATAGGTCCTATATACACGGTGGTTGAAGAGTTTTACTTCAGGAGGGAAGAGTCTTGA
- a CDS encoding ArnT family glycosyltransferase: MSPFTLAVLINLLFMLFRLAYIILYPIDLSPEEAQYWDWSRHLDLSYYSKPPMVAYLNFLSTSVFGNTELGVRITPVILSFVMSVLLYIFVNKLFNERVALLSSVIPNLFVGTAINSVLMTTDAPLVFFWGVTVMLIYMAVERNTAALWFWVGVFAGLAFLSKYPAVFLFPLTLLYLFLVNRELLLSTNPYISLIPAFTLSLPVLVWNIKHNFISFRHVSALAEKNAHFPNLGTFFEFIGGQVLLLSVFPFFFMVYGWWKTFRERDSRLVFLTVYSLPVFIFFSSLALKKKVYANWAGFGYFTGAVLAALFMDKLLKRSKPIFIGVVTLSGSLIILLHFTPLIDYVGLRKLLPPKRDPARVMIGWEELGREVGKFYTGKELVFSSSYQIAAELAFYVEGNPRTFVFHLGRMTQYYLWRDRLKTYKGRDALFISDWGLPDRVKKHFKNYEFLKSVDIFWRGEKVKSYKIYRMTNFTGWFDESPKGY, encoded by the coding sequence ATGAGCCCGTTCACACTTGCCGTACTGATAAACCTCCTTTTTATGCTATTCAGACTTGCCTATATAATCCTCTATCCTATAGACCTGTCTCCTGAAGAAGCCCAGTACTGGGACTGGTCAAGGCATCTGGACCTCAGTTATTACTCAAAACCCCCTATGGTTGCTTACCTGAACTTCCTTTCAACTTCCGTCTTTGGAAACACAGAGCTCGGCGTCAGAATAACCCCCGTAATTCTTTCTTTTGTTATGTCCGTTCTTCTATATATCTTTGTAAACAAGCTCTTTAACGAGAGGGTTGCGCTGCTATCCTCGGTTATTCCGAATCTATTTGTAGGAACAGCCATAAACTCGGTTCTGATGACCACGGATGCTCCCTTGGTTTTCTTCTGGGGAGTAACTGTAATGCTCATATACATGGCTGTTGAACGAAATACCGCTGCGCTGTGGTTCTGGGTTGGTGTGTTTGCAGGGCTTGCCTTTCTAAGTAAGTATCCGGCTGTTTTTCTCTTCCCGTTAACGCTCCTTTATCTGTTCCTGGTGAATAGAGAGTTGCTCCTCTCTACAAATCCTTATATTTCCCTTATTCCAGCTTTTACCCTTTCTCTTCCGGTTTTAGTATGGAACATAAAGCACAACTTCATATCCTTCAGACATGTATCTGCCCTCGCTGAGAAGAACGCCCACTTCCCTAACTTAGGAACGTTCTTTGAGTTCATCGGGGGTCAGGTGCTCTTACTGTCAGTTTTTCCTTTCTTCTTTATGGTTTATGGCTGGTGGAAGACCTTTAGGGAAAGGGATAGCAGACTTGTTTTCCTTACGGTTTACTCCCTCCCTGTTTTTATCTTCTTCTCATCCCTGGCTTTAAAGAAGAAGGTGTATGCAAATTGGGCTGGGTTTGGATACTTCACGGGAGCTGTACTTGCCGCTTTATTTATGGATAAACTCCTGAAGCGCTCTAAGCCCATTTTTATCGGTGTGGTTACACTCTCAGGTTCCCTCATAATCTTACTCCACTTCACTCCACTTATTGACTATGTTGGTCTCAGGAAACTATTACCCCCTAAAAGAGACCCTGCCAGAGTGATGATCGGATGGGAAGAGTTGGGAAGGGAGGTGGGCAAGTTCTATACAGGAAAGGAACTCGTATTTTCAAGTTCCTACCAGATAGCGGCGGAGCTTGCCTTCTATGTTGAAGGGAATCCTAGAACCTTTGTTTTTCATCTTGGAAGGATGACCCAGTATTACCTCTGGAGGGATAGGCTAAAAACTTATAAAGGCAGAGATGCCCTATTTATCTCCGATTGGGGACTCCCGGATAGAGTTAAAAAACACTTTAAAAACTACGAATTTTTGAAGAGCGTGGACATATTTTGGAGAGGAGAAAAGGTAAAGAGTTATAAAATCTACAGGATGACAAACTTTACAGGTTGGTTTGATGAGAGTCCAAAGGGTTATTAG